A genomic stretch from Cardiocondyla obscurior isolate alpha-2009 linkage group LG10, Cobs3.1, whole genome shotgun sequence includes:
- the Rols gene encoding protein TANC2 isoform X2 yields MRSRDSVVYTPVSLGPDTDDEETLVNEEVYKNDLAQIRALVESTGALGGSTCPSCEMPFDKGKKRRLIDSCGHERCYSCLFRSEVCPLCLRGYDLNDDDGLEESSLRDVSSAPLSTFSPTDGWLDQSSTVNSLCGSPRLRTKITTRANLPSRVLHRGAAENLSLIAVAKNLKSKASPLAVPPVSQDRQKLKMTQSCPTPPNQRRRFFLNPKLLRSSFAVQRSSRPTASSPEPIINDNPSALSVWMTSSLEGKARWPGVVLGKIKSLWSSSQGTANDGLNQLIDPSNKVADDEGGCVKPLTSKTRKSSQSDLYMRLGLLLGSNRANASVESSAYPSRTPVQGHDSSAASFSSLTSFETQTLASTNTSPVSTLTGTSSEAEAAAALRCSLKPKTKAKGKIKSKECDSASSLASISTSLSASTSMSMSMSVSVSGLSNGSSSPLAPRRHSVNSSQAGQTDELGQLKNRRSCTRRSARVGNVKGPMDAKLRFAQRHTAQLNLKPLFFEVPLLEEDPLFAGRQWLLQELESVINGSGPGILISGSSGTGKTALVLQLVEHSCFGRRKEQTRTAKVSEECDEREKVNTNATLQDNIRHTNEKVRELASHVVAYHFCQADNNSTCLVPDLIHSLAAQLCQAPQLISYREYLLSEPHLQGSLSQRECTVDPDLALSRGIIEPLLTLKKANRLPTSNMVILIDAVCEAEYHRPDRGDTIASFLTRHAPNIPSWLKIVCTVRTQLLDCAKQLPYTRISLDKTTNDTIGNSIAKDLSDYIGYRLAQSPSIQSNVTASVNGKAESSCNANQTRFSSHLLTLARGSFLFAKLTLDLIESGHLVAKSASYKVLPVSLAQIFQLHFNLRFPTAASFDKVQPLLAVCLAALYPLTLPEIFYSVNSLNINYFITWDDFLQRFKMLSGFLVKRLDSTYMFFHPSFREWLMKRDEGESTKFLCDYRLGHAAIAFRLSRLQSPLDGDKALELGHHVLKAHVYRGVTPCWPSRDLQAIWLTLSTECISSALCTLRNIYSPNVKVSRLLLLAGASPNHITEYLGNAPVLCMYAHEGSVEMVSLLLEFGADVELTNNQGCTALSLAAARGHCDVVRRLAAAGASLGHVDMAGQCPLVHAARHGRLSVVGYLLACDWVMPTSESKTENGVSEIGREEAAQQAVVAAASQGHEAVVEYLLDMAEVIVDRPDSLIGETALTISAANGSTATVSALLARGANPIVVNTKGLSPLMLAAKEGHWGTAERLLQGDLSMSTNTISDETVALLEQCDSAGRTALMLAASEGHINLLELFLDKGSNLETKDKEGLTALGWACVRGRVIAVQMLLDRGSNVNTNDNSGRIPLDLAAFQGNPKLVQLLLEKGAAVEHVDLHGMRPLDRAIGCRNIPVVQCFLRRGAKLGPATWAMAAGKPDVLIILLNKLLEDGNVLYRKNRLKEASHRYAYALRKFPVSPEEDCQGQEQSHMMLQLQTFTQLHLNFILNLSRCKRKMNEYTEAIELANEALVIRPVSYEAFYARAKARMDLGMFEDALSDVQEAIQNAPAHNRQDRRVLMTLKDEIVCRINGAGTNKEHDDCIDRSRFRASIDTLTEL; encoded by the exons actTGGCACAGATACGAGCGCTGGTCGAGTCGACGGGAGCCTTGGGTGGGTCTACATGCCCGTCGTGCGAAATGCCCTTCGACAAAGGGAAAAAACGTCGGCTAATCGATTCCTGCGGCCACGAACGCTGTTACTCCTGCCTGTTTCGCAGCGAGGTTTGCCCGCTTTGCCTGCGCGGCTATGATctcaacgacgacgacgggctGGAGGAATCGTCTCTTAGAGACGTTTCCTCAGCACCTCTGTCTACCTTTTCTCCCACGGACGGCTGGCTTGATCAGTCATCGACAGTGAATTCTCTTTGTGGCAGTCCTAGGCTACGCACTAAGATTACGACAAGGGCTAATCTGCCGTCGCGAGTTTTACAC CGAGGCGCGGCAGAAAATCTCTCGTTGATAGCAGTAGCTAAGAATTTGAAAAGCAAAGCTTCGCCACTTGCAGTTCCTCCTGTCTCTCAAGATCGGCAAAAGCTCAAGATGACGCAAA GTTGCCCTACTCCGCCGAATCAACGAAGAAGGTTTTTCCTCAACCCGAAACTGCTCAGAAGTTCCTTTGCCGTTCAGAGATCTTCGAGACCCACGGCATCCTCGCCTGAACCGATTATAAATGACAATCCTTCCGCCTTGTCAG TTTGGATGACGTCATCTTTGGAAGGAAAAGCGAGATGGCCCGGCGTTGTTTTGGGAAAAATCAAATCGCTGTGGAGCAGTAGTCAAGGCACGGCTAATGACGGGTTGAATCAACTCATCGACCCGTCGAATAAAGTTGCAG acgATGAAGGTGGTTGCGTGAAACCGCTGACTTCGAAGACTAGAAAATCGTCGCAATCGGACTTGTACATGAGACTGGGCCTATTATTGGGATCTAATCGAGCAAACGCCAGCGTGGAATCGAGCGCGTATCCTTCGCGAACTCCGGTTCAAGGACACGACAGCTCCGCGGCCTCTTTTAGTAGCTTAACTAGCTTCGAGACGCAGACATTGGCGTCGACGAATACGAGTCCGGTGTCTACACTAACGGGCACGTCGAGCGAAGCCGAGGCTGCAGCGGCCCTACGATGTTCTCTTAAACCGAAGACTAAGGCcaaagggaaaattaaatccAAAGAGTGCGACAGCGCCAGCAGCCTGGCATCTATTTCCACGTCATTATCTGCGTCGACGTCAATGTCTATGTCTATGTCCGTCTCAGTATCGGGTCTATCGAACGGCAGTTCTAGCCCGCTCGCACCTAGAAGGCATTCCGTCAACTCCTCACAAGCGGGCCAAACCGATGAGCTCGGCCAGTTAAAAAACAGACGATCCTGCACCCGAAGATCGGCGAGAGTCGGCAATGTTAAAGGCCCAATGGATGCGAAAT TACGTTTCGCTCAGCGTCATACGGcacaattaaatctaaaacCATTATTCTTCGAAGTGCCGCTACTAGAGGAAGATCCACTTTTCGCAGGACGGCAATGGTTGTTACAAGAATTAGAATCTGTTATTAATGGTTCTGGACCtggtattttaatttccggTTCGTCGGGCACGGGAAAAACTGCGCTTGTTTTACAATTAGTGGAACACAGTTGCttcggaagaagaaaagagcaGACGAGAACCGCGAAAGTGAGCGAGGAatgtgacgagagagaaaaagtgaATACTAATGCGACACTGCAAGACAATATTCGGCATACAAACGAAAAA GTCCGCGAATTGGCGTCGCACGTTGTGGCTTATCACTTTTGCCAAGCTGACAATAACAGTACCTGCCTAGTCCCAGATTTAATTCATTCGCTAGCTGCGCAACTTTGCCAAGCGCCTCAACTAATCTCTTATAGAGAGTATCTTTTATCTGAGCCCCATCTTCAAGGCTCACTGTCGCAAAGAGAATGTACCGTCGATCCAGATCTCGCGCTCTCGAGAGGTATTATCGAACCGCTTTTAACTCTAAAGAAAGCCAACAGACTGCCAACTTCGAATATG gtaATATTAATCGACGCTGTTTGCGAAGCGGAGTATCACAGGCCGGACAGAGGCGACACTATAGCTTCTTTTTTAACGAGGCATGCACCTAACATTCCTAGTTGGTTGAAAATTGTTTGCACGGTCAGAACGCAGTTGTTGGATTGTGCAAAGCAATTACCATACACGAGGATCTCATTAGACAAGACTACAAACGATACAATTGGGAACAGTATTGCGAAGGATTTATCCGATTATATCGGTTATAGATTAGCGCAAAGCCCTTCTATTCAATCGAATGTAACTGCGTCAGTAAATGGCAAGGCGGAATCGTCGTGCAACGCGAATCAAACAAGATTTTCTTCACATTTGCTCACTTTAGCCAGGGgtagttttctttttgctaAACTAACGCTCGATCTTATTGAGAGTGGACATTTAGTTGCTAAATCCGCAAGTTACAAG gTATTGCCGGTTTCTCTCGCGCAGATCtttcaattacattttaatttgagatttCCTACGGCAGCGTCGTTCGATAAAGTACAACCTCTTTTAGCTGTTTGTCTAGCAGCATTATATCCACTAACTCTAcctgaaattttttattctgttaattctttaaatataaattattttattacgtggGATGATTTTCTACAAAGATTTAAG aTGCTTTCTGGCTTTCTTGTGAAACGCTTGGACAGCACGTATATGTTTTTTCACCCCTCATTCAGGGAATGGTTAATGAAAAGAGATGAGGGAGAATCAACAAAGTTCCTGTGCGATTACAGACTCGGTCATGCGGCTATAGCATTCAGATTGTCTCGTCTTCAATCGCCGTTAGATGGTGACAAAGCTTTAGAATTAGGTCATCATGTGCTAAAGGCACATGTTTATAGAGGTGTAACACCATGCTGGCCATCACGCGATTTACAA GCAATTTGGCTGACTTTATCGACCGAATGCATCTCTTCAGCATTGTGCACGCTTCGAAACATTTATAGCCCGAATGTAAAAGTATCACGATTGCTCCTGCTGGCGGGTGCATCACCGAATCACATAACCGAGTACTTGGGTAACGCGCCTGTCCTTTGCATGTACGCGCATGAAGGTTCCGTAGAAATGGTGTCTCTATTACTCGAGTTTGGAGCCGATGTCGAACTAACTAACAACCAAGGGTGTACTGCGCTATCGCTCGCGGCTGCCCGGGGACATTGCGATGTTGTAAGAAG ATTGGCTGCCGCCGGAGCCTCACTGGGACATGTGGACATGGCCGGCCAATGTCCTTTAGTACACGCGGCAAGACACGGAAGATTATCCGTAGTTGGATATCTCCTTGCTTGTGACTGGGTCATGCCTACCAGTGAAAGTAAAACGGAAAACGGCGTTTCGGAAATAGGCAGAGAAGAAGCTGCTCAGCAAGCTGTCGTTGCAGCTGCGTCACAGGGTCACGAAGCAGTTGTAGAATATCTTTTAGACATGGCAGAAGTAATTGTCGATCGACCAGATTCATTGATCGGCGAGACTGCCCTAACGATCTCCGCGGCAAACGGTTCGACCGCGACAGTTTCCGCGCTTTTAGCTCGCGGTGCTAATCCTATAGTTGTAAATACGAAGGGACTTTCTCCTCTTATGCTCGCTGCCAAGGAAGGACATTGGGGAACTGCTGAACGACTTTTGCAag gaGATTTATCTATGAGCACGAATACAATATCTGACGAAACAGTAGCACTGTTAGAACAATGCGATTCCGCTGGCCGTACTGCTTTAATGTTGGCCGCTTCCGAAGGCCACATTAATTTGCTCGAACTATTTCTCGATAAAGGAtcaaatttagaaactaaggaCAAGGAGGGGCTCACTGCTCTTGGTTGGGCTTGCGTTAGAGGACGCGTAATCGCTGTGCAAATGTTGCTCGATCGCGGCTCTAATGTTAATACGAATGATAACTCTGGTAGAATTCCTTTGGATTTGGCCGCATTTCag GGTAATCCAAAACTAGTACAGTTGTTACTCGAAAAGGGAGCCGCGGTGGAACATGTTGATCTACATGGTATGCGACCTCTGGATCGAGCAATTGGGTGTCGCAATATACCCGTCGTTCAATGCTTCCTACGTCGCGGTGCTAAACTAGGTCCTGCTACATGGGCTATGGCAGCAGGAAAACCAGACGTTTTGAtaatactattaaataaacttttagaAGACGGTAACGTcttatatcgaaaaaatagattaaaagaaGCGTCGCATCGGTACGCGTACGCTCTTAGAAAATTTCCCGTTTCGCCGGAAGAAGATTGCCAGGGACAAGAACAAAGTCACATGATGCTGCAGCTTCAAACTTTTACGCAACTTCATTtgaactttattttaaatctgagTCGATGCAAACGCAAGATGAAC gaatATACCGAAGCTATTGAACTCGCTAACGAAGCCCTCGTTATTCGGCCCGTTTCTTACGAAGCATTCTATGCCAGAGCTAAAGCACGTATGGACTTGGGCATGTTTGAAGACGCACTATCAGATGTTCAAGAAGCTATTCAAAATGCACCCGCTCACAACAGACAAGATCGTAGAGTACTTATGACTTTAAAAGATGAGATTGTCTGTCGGATTAATGGTGCTGGGACCAATAAAGAACACGATGATTGTATCGATAGATCTCGCTTTCGGGCATCAATAGATACTCTTACTGAATTGTAA
- the Rols gene encoding protein TANC2 isoform X1: MRSRDSVVYTPVSLGPDTDDEETLVNEEVYKNDLAQIRALVESTGALGGSTCPSCEMPFDKGKKRRLIDSCGHERCYSCLFRSEVCPLCLRGYDLNDDDGLEESSLRDVSSAPLSTFSPTDGWLDQSSTVNSLCGSPRLRTKITTRANLPSRVLHQRGAAENLSLIAVAKNLKSKASPLAVPPVSQDRQKLKMTQSCPTPPNQRRRFFLNPKLLRSSFAVQRSSRPTASSPEPIINDNPSALSVWMTSSLEGKARWPGVVLGKIKSLWSSSQGTANDGLNQLIDPSNKVADDEGGCVKPLTSKTRKSSQSDLYMRLGLLLGSNRANASVESSAYPSRTPVQGHDSSAASFSSLTSFETQTLASTNTSPVSTLTGTSSEAEAAAALRCSLKPKTKAKGKIKSKECDSASSLASISTSLSASTSMSMSMSVSVSGLSNGSSSPLAPRRHSVNSSQAGQTDELGQLKNRRSCTRRSARVGNVKGPMDAKLRFAQRHTAQLNLKPLFFEVPLLEEDPLFAGRQWLLQELESVINGSGPGILISGSSGTGKTALVLQLVEHSCFGRRKEQTRTAKVSEECDEREKVNTNATLQDNIRHTNEKVRELASHVVAYHFCQADNNSTCLVPDLIHSLAAQLCQAPQLISYREYLLSEPHLQGSLSQRECTVDPDLALSRGIIEPLLTLKKANRLPTSNMVILIDAVCEAEYHRPDRGDTIASFLTRHAPNIPSWLKIVCTVRTQLLDCAKQLPYTRISLDKTTNDTIGNSIAKDLSDYIGYRLAQSPSIQSNVTASVNGKAESSCNANQTRFSSHLLTLARGSFLFAKLTLDLIESGHLVAKSASYKVLPVSLAQIFQLHFNLRFPTAASFDKVQPLLAVCLAALYPLTLPEIFYSVNSLNINYFITWDDFLQRFKMLSGFLVKRLDSTYMFFHPSFREWLMKRDEGESTKFLCDYRLGHAAIAFRLSRLQSPLDGDKALELGHHVLKAHVYRGVTPCWPSRDLQAIWLTLSTECISSALCTLRNIYSPNVKVSRLLLLAGASPNHITEYLGNAPVLCMYAHEGSVEMVSLLLEFGADVELTNNQGCTALSLAAARGHCDVVRRLAAAGASLGHVDMAGQCPLVHAARHGRLSVVGYLLACDWVMPTSESKTENGVSEIGREEAAQQAVVAAASQGHEAVVEYLLDMAEVIVDRPDSLIGETALTISAANGSTATVSALLARGANPIVVNTKGLSPLMLAAKEGHWGTAERLLQGDLSMSTNTISDETVALLEQCDSAGRTALMLAASEGHINLLELFLDKGSNLETKDKEGLTALGWACVRGRVIAVQMLLDRGSNVNTNDNSGRIPLDLAAFQGNPKLVQLLLEKGAAVEHVDLHGMRPLDRAIGCRNIPVVQCFLRRGAKLGPATWAMAAGKPDVLIILLNKLLEDGNVLYRKNRLKEASHRYAYALRKFPVSPEEDCQGQEQSHMMLQLQTFTQLHLNFILNLSRCKRKMNEYTEAIELANEALVIRPVSYEAFYARAKARMDLGMFEDALSDVQEAIQNAPAHNRQDRRVLMTLKDEIVCRINGAGTNKEHDDCIDRSRFRASIDTLTEL; encoded by the exons actTGGCACAGATACGAGCGCTGGTCGAGTCGACGGGAGCCTTGGGTGGGTCTACATGCCCGTCGTGCGAAATGCCCTTCGACAAAGGGAAAAAACGTCGGCTAATCGATTCCTGCGGCCACGAACGCTGTTACTCCTGCCTGTTTCGCAGCGAGGTTTGCCCGCTTTGCCTGCGCGGCTATGATctcaacgacgacgacgggctGGAGGAATCGTCTCTTAGAGACGTTTCCTCAGCACCTCTGTCTACCTTTTCTCCCACGGACGGCTGGCTTGATCAGTCATCGACAGTGAATTCTCTTTGTGGCAGTCCTAGGCTACGCACTAAGATTACGACAAGGGCTAATCTGCCGTCGCGAGTTTTACAC caGCGAGGCGCGGCAGAAAATCTCTCGTTGATAGCAGTAGCTAAGAATTTGAAAAGCAAAGCTTCGCCACTTGCAGTTCCTCCTGTCTCTCAAGATCGGCAAAAGCTCAAGATGACGCAAA GTTGCCCTACTCCGCCGAATCAACGAAGAAGGTTTTTCCTCAACCCGAAACTGCTCAGAAGTTCCTTTGCCGTTCAGAGATCTTCGAGACCCACGGCATCCTCGCCTGAACCGATTATAAATGACAATCCTTCCGCCTTGTCAG TTTGGATGACGTCATCTTTGGAAGGAAAAGCGAGATGGCCCGGCGTTGTTTTGGGAAAAATCAAATCGCTGTGGAGCAGTAGTCAAGGCACGGCTAATGACGGGTTGAATCAACTCATCGACCCGTCGAATAAAGTTGCAG acgATGAAGGTGGTTGCGTGAAACCGCTGACTTCGAAGACTAGAAAATCGTCGCAATCGGACTTGTACATGAGACTGGGCCTATTATTGGGATCTAATCGAGCAAACGCCAGCGTGGAATCGAGCGCGTATCCTTCGCGAACTCCGGTTCAAGGACACGACAGCTCCGCGGCCTCTTTTAGTAGCTTAACTAGCTTCGAGACGCAGACATTGGCGTCGACGAATACGAGTCCGGTGTCTACACTAACGGGCACGTCGAGCGAAGCCGAGGCTGCAGCGGCCCTACGATGTTCTCTTAAACCGAAGACTAAGGCcaaagggaaaattaaatccAAAGAGTGCGACAGCGCCAGCAGCCTGGCATCTATTTCCACGTCATTATCTGCGTCGACGTCAATGTCTATGTCTATGTCCGTCTCAGTATCGGGTCTATCGAACGGCAGTTCTAGCCCGCTCGCACCTAGAAGGCATTCCGTCAACTCCTCACAAGCGGGCCAAACCGATGAGCTCGGCCAGTTAAAAAACAGACGATCCTGCACCCGAAGATCGGCGAGAGTCGGCAATGTTAAAGGCCCAATGGATGCGAAAT TACGTTTCGCTCAGCGTCATACGGcacaattaaatctaaaacCATTATTCTTCGAAGTGCCGCTACTAGAGGAAGATCCACTTTTCGCAGGACGGCAATGGTTGTTACAAGAATTAGAATCTGTTATTAATGGTTCTGGACCtggtattttaatttccggTTCGTCGGGCACGGGAAAAACTGCGCTTGTTTTACAATTAGTGGAACACAGTTGCttcggaagaagaaaagagcaGACGAGAACCGCGAAAGTGAGCGAGGAatgtgacgagagagaaaaagtgaATACTAATGCGACACTGCAAGACAATATTCGGCATACAAACGAAAAA GTCCGCGAATTGGCGTCGCACGTTGTGGCTTATCACTTTTGCCAAGCTGACAATAACAGTACCTGCCTAGTCCCAGATTTAATTCATTCGCTAGCTGCGCAACTTTGCCAAGCGCCTCAACTAATCTCTTATAGAGAGTATCTTTTATCTGAGCCCCATCTTCAAGGCTCACTGTCGCAAAGAGAATGTACCGTCGATCCAGATCTCGCGCTCTCGAGAGGTATTATCGAACCGCTTTTAACTCTAAAGAAAGCCAACAGACTGCCAACTTCGAATATG gtaATATTAATCGACGCTGTTTGCGAAGCGGAGTATCACAGGCCGGACAGAGGCGACACTATAGCTTCTTTTTTAACGAGGCATGCACCTAACATTCCTAGTTGGTTGAAAATTGTTTGCACGGTCAGAACGCAGTTGTTGGATTGTGCAAAGCAATTACCATACACGAGGATCTCATTAGACAAGACTACAAACGATACAATTGGGAACAGTATTGCGAAGGATTTATCCGATTATATCGGTTATAGATTAGCGCAAAGCCCTTCTATTCAATCGAATGTAACTGCGTCAGTAAATGGCAAGGCGGAATCGTCGTGCAACGCGAATCAAACAAGATTTTCTTCACATTTGCTCACTTTAGCCAGGGgtagttttctttttgctaAACTAACGCTCGATCTTATTGAGAGTGGACATTTAGTTGCTAAATCCGCAAGTTACAAG gTATTGCCGGTTTCTCTCGCGCAGATCtttcaattacattttaatttgagatttCCTACGGCAGCGTCGTTCGATAAAGTACAACCTCTTTTAGCTGTTTGTCTAGCAGCATTATATCCACTAACTCTAcctgaaattttttattctgttaattctttaaatataaattattttattacgtggGATGATTTTCTACAAAGATTTAAG aTGCTTTCTGGCTTTCTTGTGAAACGCTTGGACAGCACGTATATGTTTTTTCACCCCTCATTCAGGGAATGGTTAATGAAAAGAGATGAGGGAGAATCAACAAAGTTCCTGTGCGATTACAGACTCGGTCATGCGGCTATAGCATTCAGATTGTCTCGTCTTCAATCGCCGTTAGATGGTGACAAAGCTTTAGAATTAGGTCATCATGTGCTAAAGGCACATGTTTATAGAGGTGTAACACCATGCTGGCCATCACGCGATTTACAA GCAATTTGGCTGACTTTATCGACCGAATGCATCTCTTCAGCATTGTGCACGCTTCGAAACATTTATAGCCCGAATGTAAAAGTATCACGATTGCTCCTGCTGGCGGGTGCATCACCGAATCACATAACCGAGTACTTGGGTAACGCGCCTGTCCTTTGCATGTACGCGCATGAAGGTTCCGTAGAAATGGTGTCTCTATTACTCGAGTTTGGAGCCGATGTCGAACTAACTAACAACCAAGGGTGTACTGCGCTATCGCTCGCGGCTGCCCGGGGACATTGCGATGTTGTAAGAAG ATTGGCTGCCGCCGGAGCCTCACTGGGACATGTGGACATGGCCGGCCAATGTCCTTTAGTACACGCGGCAAGACACGGAAGATTATCCGTAGTTGGATATCTCCTTGCTTGTGACTGGGTCATGCCTACCAGTGAAAGTAAAACGGAAAACGGCGTTTCGGAAATAGGCAGAGAAGAAGCTGCTCAGCAAGCTGTCGTTGCAGCTGCGTCACAGGGTCACGAAGCAGTTGTAGAATATCTTTTAGACATGGCAGAAGTAATTGTCGATCGACCAGATTCATTGATCGGCGAGACTGCCCTAACGATCTCCGCGGCAAACGGTTCGACCGCGACAGTTTCCGCGCTTTTAGCTCGCGGTGCTAATCCTATAGTTGTAAATACGAAGGGACTTTCTCCTCTTATGCTCGCTGCCAAGGAAGGACATTGGGGAACTGCTGAACGACTTTTGCAag gaGATTTATCTATGAGCACGAATACAATATCTGACGAAACAGTAGCACTGTTAGAACAATGCGATTCCGCTGGCCGTACTGCTTTAATGTTGGCCGCTTCCGAAGGCCACATTAATTTGCTCGAACTATTTCTCGATAAAGGAtcaaatttagaaactaaggaCAAGGAGGGGCTCACTGCTCTTGGTTGGGCTTGCGTTAGAGGACGCGTAATCGCTGTGCAAATGTTGCTCGATCGCGGCTCTAATGTTAATACGAATGATAACTCTGGTAGAATTCCTTTGGATTTGGCCGCATTTCag GGTAATCCAAAACTAGTACAGTTGTTACTCGAAAAGGGAGCCGCGGTGGAACATGTTGATCTACATGGTATGCGACCTCTGGATCGAGCAATTGGGTGTCGCAATATACCCGTCGTTCAATGCTTCCTACGTCGCGGTGCTAAACTAGGTCCTGCTACATGGGCTATGGCAGCAGGAAAACCAGACGTTTTGAtaatactattaaataaacttttagaAGACGGTAACGTcttatatcgaaaaaatagattaaaagaaGCGTCGCATCGGTACGCGTACGCTCTTAGAAAATTTCCCGTTTCGCCGGAAGAAGATTGCCAGGGACAAGAACAAAGTCACATGATGCTGCAGCTTCAAACTTTTACGCAACTTCATTtgaactttattttaaatctgagTCGATGCAAACGCAAGATGAAC gaatATACCGAAGCTATTGAACTCGCTAACGAAGCCCTCGTTATTCGGCCCGTTTCTTACGAAGCATTCTATGCCAGAGCTAAAGCACGTATGGACTTGGGCATGTTTGAAGACGCACTATCAGATGTTCAAGAAGCTATTCAAAATGCACCCGCTCACAACAGACAAGATCGTAGAGTACTTATGACTTTAAAAGATGAGATTGTCTGTCGGATTAATGGTGCTGGGACCAATAAAGAACACGATGATTGTATCGATAGATCTCGCTTTCGGGCATCAATAGATACTCTTACTGAATTGTAA